tttaaggggtgggaggggtagggcgggtgttgggggaaacccgccgggtggggtatcagttcctgcgcatgctcatggcggtgagttaataggtccgaaggttgtgGGGGGAGTTCAGGTCCCATTGgtagagggtggtgctatttgcacggtttgggggaggggcagatttggcggaagcggggCTCGGATCATGTTACGGGGCgctgctcgatgtttgcaggcgatcgcgcgccccgagcctccAGACTTCCCCCGTTCCCCGgatagtcaagaccctcagagcctgggccttcggctgatgctgtgtaatgcacggtccgtggccaataaggcccccctaattcacgatcttattcaggggggtgccgcggactttataggcattacggagacctggttgggcgcagaagggggcgtgcccctggtacagatgtgcccaccaggttcccgtgcattccatcagccgagagcccagggtaggggtgggggggtggcggttgtgattagggagagtctggagccgagggagaccactgtgcctcagattgtcgggtgtgaatcctccttgtgaaatggcgccatagatgtcagatgggcttgctggtcgcgtacctggctccttgctacgtgacagctgccctgcccgagctcctggaggtgcttgctggggtggcagttgagacccccagacttttagtcatgggggattttaacttgccatctgccggctcgtcatcgacagcagctcgggagttcacggcttccatgacggccttggacctgactcaagtagttgatggccccacccacacgggGGGTGGTACactgatctgatttttgtctctggtcagtggttgagagatctggacttacaggaaatagtcatcgaacctttgtcatggtcagatcactctccgtCGCCAGGACTtgctgaccgccatccaacaccgcagggagacggagccgatgcgttggttccgtcccaggcgcctgatggaccctgagaggttccggacggagcttgggccattccctgagggtctggctcgcggcacgtctgaggaacttgttgcggcctgggaacgggccgcggcgggggccttagatcgtgtcgtgcctttgcggcctctgacccggcgcaggtcccaaccgcccttggttctccgaggagctgaggggatgaagcgccggagaagacgcctagagagcatctggaggtctagccgttctgaggctgatcgacactagtgaagtcctatactaggacttacctagtggcattgagggaagcgaggcgttgctacgcctcctcctcattgcgccggcagataaccgcccagccgccctgttccgggtgacctgccctccttcatcaggggagcgggatgacccgctgcagggacgtgctgaggagtttaacggttatctatacgataaaatcgctcagctgcggacgggttggaccaaaattgcggtgaccctggtgaggtgcccgagggtggtcttggtgacattgtctgggatgagtttgaccctgtggctccgaggacatggacaggttgttgggtaggctgaatgccaccacgtgtttactggacccgtgcctcctggctggtgctggccaccaggaggtgccacgaggctggctccaggcgattacgaccgcttctttggtggagggtgtctttccggccgccttgaaagaggcggtggtgagacccctccttaagaagccttccctggacccggctgttttaggtaattatcgtccggtctccaacccgccgcgaaggttgtagagagtatggtggcatatcagtttccctacacctggatgaaaccgtctatctagacctgttccagtccggtttccggcccggttacagcacggagacggctttggtcgcgttggtggatgatctctggagggccagggataggggttgttcctctgccctggtcctattagacctctcagcggctttcgataccatcgaccatggtatcctgctgcgccggttggagggattgggagtgggaggcaccgtttatcggtggttctcctcctatctccggccggtcgcagtcagtgctgacagggggcagaggtcggcccgaggtgcctcacttgtagggtgccgcaggggtcgatcctctcgccccttctgtttaacatctacatgaagccgctgggtgagatcatcagtggtttcggcgtgaggtatcagctgtatgcggatgacacccagctgtacctttccacgccggaccaccccaacgaagctatcgaagtgctgtcccggtgtctggaggccgtacgggtctggatggggagaaacaggctcaagctcaatccctccaagacagagtggctgtggatgccggcatcccggtacagtcagctaaccgcggctgaccatcggtggcgagtcattggccccgatggaggggtgcgcaacttaggcgccctcctggatgaacggctgtctttagaagaccatttgacggccgctccaggagagcgtttaccaggttcgcctggtacgccagttgcgcctttctggaccgggatgccctgtgcacggtcaccacgcactcgtgacatctcgcctggattactgcaatgctctacatggggctcccttgaagggcatccgaggctgcagttagtccagaatgcagctgcgcggatgatagaggagccctcgtggctcccacataacacccatcctgcgcaggctgcactggctacctgtggccttcagggtgcgcttcaaggtgttggtgaccacctttaaagcgctccatggcatagggccgggttatctacgggaccgcctactgctaccgaatacctctcatcgacccgtgcgctctcacagggagggactcctcagggtgccgtcagcgagggaatgtcgtctggtggcgcccaggagggccttctgtggggctcccaccctctggaacgaactgcccccgggacttcgtcaacttccggaccttcggaccttccgccgtgagctcaaaacatacttatttcattgcgcaggactgagttaggttttaattaatgggttttaagtggggttttattttttatatttttaattattttaattgttaggctttataataagttttttaattgttttttagattgtatttatctgttttttagatgcctgtaaaccgccctgagtcctgtgggagatagggcggtatataaatttgaacaataaataaataaataaataaaccaaccttTTCTTAAATTTCCACTGGTGAGACtggtagaaaaatattttttattaatttattttattttaagatgaTAAAACATCTCCTTGTACATCACTGGAGGTCATGTTTCAGCTGACAGGACACGTCTCTTTAAAATGCAGTTAGCCTATGTCCTATTAATAAGGTTGCATTAAAGGACTTGTAGTTTTTATTACTGTAGGAAGAGTATATTGTATAATCTCATTGCTGAGGGCAGTCTATGATTCAAAAGCTCTTGACAAGCAGCACATGTGACTGAAAAGTCAGCTATGGCAGGGCTTCTTATAACTTGAGATTTACACTTGAGATTGTTTGCCTGGAACTTTGCTCCCCAATATTTGCAAGTGAATCAGCAGGAAGAtcagaagttaaaaataaaaaactggtcCCACTTTTATGCAATGATATTTGTGCTATCTATGAATAGTGAGTGTAATTttagtttaaataaaaattctgaattttcttctcttccccaaCTTCCCAAAAATACAGAAGCTGACATGTATAAGATTGTGATGTCTCATATTTTGTATAATGACTCATTACTCAAAAATGTGATAGCAGTTGGCTGCAAGAGCAACAGTATAATGCAAAATTAAGTGCCTTTTAGGAATTGTGTAGCAGCCTTGCACctacaggaaaaagaaaggatggttggaatggaatggaatgaatgtggcctaaaaaacataaaatatccTTTCCACTAAGTCCCAGTCCCCTCCCTTCCTGTTCTCAAACACCAGATGGAAGGACTTGTAACTGATGAACCAGCAAATAAGCTTGCTCTCTTTTCAAATGCAGCCAATTTCATATAGTCAGCTAGAGTCATCAGATTCAAAGATATTGGTTGCATTCACACAGTATGTTCATCCATACTTAACTGACCCATGGTTTATCCAATCAATTCCTTGGGTCTGCAGACATATTGAACAACAAATTAATTACATTGGCTGAAGGATACTAACTGAACCACAACCCGACTAAACATTTTCCATATTGTGGAAATCTGCTAAGAGTCATGCAAACAAAAGCCAATTAGGTTAACTGAGTTACTCATAAGCAAGCATGCTCAACAATCACAATTAAGCCAGCCAAGACCTATATTGGATCTATACAATACATTAGCCCTTGGGATTGAATTAATTCTATTTGCTGGATTTTCACAACAGACTGAACCATAAAACATAAACCCAATGGCCTGGATCCTGGAAACACAACTTGTCTATGTCCCAAAATAATATACTTTGCAGAGTGCTTGGCATGTTTTGATGCTAGAGGGGCAGAATTTGACCCTCTACTCAGTTCTTGCCTTATCTGGATAATgcccaggatattttttttatatctatATGTTGGTAATATGACGTAGCATCCATCCCTAGTAGGCATTCTTGGAAAAGCTGGGCTTGTAGGATATACATGACCACAAACAAGGCAACTATTTCATATTTAGTAATGTGTTGGGACACAACCTGTGTGATTCGGTAATGGGTTGATGTGTTCTTGGAACTCAGGTAATTGCTTGGGCAAATTGGTCAGGACAAAGTTGTATAAATGCTTCCAGGGTGATGAGAGCTACGGACTAAATGAACACCTAAAGATAAGGTTGAACAGcgataaaagtctgtagagattctcagtcatccaggtcatggttgtcccaaaggtactttttcaggtggcaactggactttcttgttttttgttttgaagacgtttcgcttctcaaccaagaagcttcttcaactctgacactATCCCacctccccactatcctgtcagaactgaagaagcttcttggatgagaagagaaacatcttcaaagaaaaaacaagaaagtccagttgcttcccgAAAAAGCACCCTCGGGGCTGATCAGTGATATTGAGAGACACGCTGCGTTTACCTTTAATTTTCTACCTTCTAGCCTTCCGAAGCGGGCAAAACAAGCCAAGAGGAACTTTTGAAAAACCATACAACTCCGAAGTCATATCGTAAAGCATTGTTCTTCCAGGCCGATGGAGTTCAGCTCTGACAATTGTCTTATACGGCATAATACTTTCGTCGGTCTTAATgttttgggtggggtggggtggggtgggggtgttaaCAACGGCACCCGATAATCACTTTTAttgtgccccacccctcccctgcaAAGCGAGTCTGCGCGGCCGGTGGAGACAGCAGACCTCGCTCAACCGGGAAAAGTCAGGCGCGTCAGACCAAAACTTCGGTAGCTCTCCTCGCTCCCTGCCATGCTCCGAGCCGCGGCTCCTCTCTTCGCCGCAGCCGGCGCACCGAGAGCAGGAGCCTTCCAGCCGCCCAGCCCCTGAAGCGTCGCCAGCTGCTATAGCGAACAAGTGCAACCTCTTCCTTCGGGCGGACTGGGCTCAAGCCGCCGCGCGCTGCTGCTCTTCCTGCCTCCGCACTTGCAGCGGCAACGGGCGGCGGGCTTGGTGGaaaaggcggaggaggaggaggagaagggagggaggcggggagAAGAGAATGGCAGCAGCCGAGGAACCCGGAGCGgcaccagcaacagggagcagcAGCAAGGCCGGCGAAGGGGAGCCGGCGGCGTCTTTCCAGAGCCGCCTGTGGAGGAGCCTGCAGCTGGGGAGCAAGGGCAAGGGCAGCGGCAAAGCCGGAGCCGAACGCCGCAGTGCGGACACCTCGCCGTCGCTTCCTCGGAGTCGCGCCATCGAGCAGCCGGCCAAGGCGGACTTGTTAGCAGGGGGCGACGGCGTCGTCGGCGTCGCCAGATGGGGCGGCTTGAGGCGTCGAAAACACGTGCTGGACCGCGTCTTCTCGTCCTCTCAACCCAACTTGTGCTGCTCCTCGGCAGAGCCCCTGGAGGCCGTGAGCGCCGAGGCCGGCTCTTCTCTGCGCCGCCTCCGCGAGCATCTCCTTCACCACCCTCAGGGGAAAGGGGGGCAGCCGCAGCAGCAGCACGGCCGGGGGCCCGACCACCCGCCCGCCTCTCCTTCCTCGGCCTCTTCGGCGGCTGCCCCCGAAAAGGACCGGGTAGTAGGCGGGGATGGAGCCCTCAAAGCCGAGGCGCGGGAGGAGCCTCCGCAGCCGCCCCGACTTGGGGCTCACCTGTCCCATCAGAAGAGCTCTTCTCTGCCCGGCAACACCGCCTGCCTGGAGCAGTTGCTTCAAGACTCGCCCGCCAAGGGCAAAGCCAAAGGGCCGGAGGGCAGCGCCAGCCCGGCAGGGAGCCCTCGTTCTTCGAAGCTATTACAGGCAGGTGCTTTACGGTATTTcttggcattgggggggggggggggatgaagtAGATATTTGGCTTCTCGGTgggtttaagatgtgtggacaagGTTGGCTGGGGAAGGCTGGGAGTGAAAGGGCCCACATCTTATTAAAGTTGCTGACTTAAAGAATAGCTGTTTCCTCAataactctctctttttttgggaggtgtggggggaaagggagtggGATGCTAAGAAAAAAGATGGAAGTAGTACAGCTAGTATTACCGCCCCAATTAAGCctgacatttctgttgctaagtgaaacattggttaagtgaattttaccccattttacaacttttcatgccacggttgttaagtgaatcactgcggttattaAGTTAGTGAtgtgtttgttaagcaaatctggcttcctcattggctttgtcagaaggtcacaaaaggtgatcatgtgaccccagggcattgcaaccgtcataaatatgagtcagttgccatgcatccgcattttgatcaagtgaccacggggatgctgcaactgtttaagtgtgaaaaactgtcctaAGTCAATATTTTagtgccattgaaactttgagtggtcactaaatgaactgttttaagtctaggactacctgtattgagaaAACATAGAATTCCTAACGGAAAATACAGCTTGTTGACTGTCCATTAAAAATGTGAGTAAGCTGCAAATATACCATAGGACTGCCTCTAAATAAGTTGCTAGTCTCGATCTTGTTAGCTTTCCtgctccttctgtccttcctgctGCCCTCTGAATTATGCACTTTAAATAATGTATGAGCAGCAGTCATTTAATTTTTCTAATGCAAAGGAAAGGATTTGTTCGTTTATTTCACACCTGCTTATTTCTACTCCTAGACACCctacttcttttgccctcagtctttcccagcattaggttcttctccagtgagtccttactttggccacctaatgagaatgaAAGACTCaccggagaagaacctaatgctgggaaagattgagggcaaaagaagatgggcacgatagagaatgaggtggctggatagagtcactgaagcagtaggcgtgagcttaaatggactccagaggatggtagaggacaggaaggcctggaggaacattgtccacggggtgcgatgggtcggacacgacttctcaaCG
This genomic window from Ahaetulla prasina isolate Xishuangbanna chromosome 2, ASM2864084v1, whole genome shotgun sequence contains:
- the LOC131190728 gene encoding multiple C2 and transmembrane domain-containing protein 1-like — encoded protein: MAAAEEPGAAPATGSSSKAGEGEPAASFQSRLWRSLQLGSKGKGSGKAGAERRSADTSPSLPRSRAIEQPAKADLLAGGDGVVGVARWGGLRRRKHVLDRVFSSSQPNLCCSSAEPLEAVSAEAGSSLRRLREHLLHHPQGKGGQPQQQHGRGPDHPPASPSSASSAAAPEKDRVVGGDGALKAEAREEPPQPPRLGAHLSHQKSSSLPGNTACLEQLLQDSPAKGKAKGPEGSASPAGSPRSSKLLQAGALRNMMEIHVAGYETPLKNLARFVWLPLLVKGPGWKRLGNLHQSNSEFLDYDCVCIHKTSTEERK